Proteins from one Sphaeramia orbicularis chromosome 17, fSphaOr1.1, whole genome shotgun sequence genomic window:
- the LOC115436935 gene encoding BTB/POZ domain-containing protein 2, producing the protein MKCVVYAYAKFKMAAGDNSGRPPCLNFSGPGPLGNSQPSNSVFSMPASNGGAVGAAGGVQGPPRRPNPQLGPGGGDSNGVSTGAPPTAQNSLQQPAAAGAAAAGAMATPASNMATTAASNANPATAPTATLAAASVLVYREPVYNWQATKSTVKERFAFLFNNEVLSDVHFLVGKGMGVQRIPAHRFVLAVGSAVFDAMFNGGMATTSTEIELPDVEPAAFLALLKFLYSDEVQIGPETVMTTLYTAKKYAVPALEAHCVEFLKKNLRADNAFMLLTQARLFDEPQLASLCLENIDKNTGDALAAEGFTDIDLDTLVAVLERDTLGVREVRLFGAAVRWAEAEAHRQQLQPTPENKRKVLGKALTLIRFPLMTIEEFAAGPAQSSILTDREVVSLFLHFTVNPKPRVDFIDRPRCCLRGKECSITRFGQVESRWGYSGTSDRIRFSVNRRIFVVGFGLYGSIHGPTDYQVNIQIIHTDSNTVLGQNDTGFSCDGSANTFRVMFKEPVEILPNVNYTACATLKGPDSHYGTKGMRKVTHESSSTGTKTCFTFCYAAGNNNGTSVEDGQIPEVIFYT; encoded by the exons ATGAAGTGTGTTGTTTACGCCTACGCTAAGTTCAAGATGGCTGCTGGAGACAACAGCGGCAGGCCTCCTTGCCTTAATTTCTCCGGTCCGGGTCCTTTGGGAAACAGTCAACCCAGCAACAGCGTTTTCTCTATGCCTGCGTCCAACGGCGGTGCGGTTGGTGCGGCCGGGGGAGTACAGGGGCCACCGCGGCGTCCCAACCCGCAACTGGGGCCTGGAGGAGGAGACAGCAACGGTGTTTCGACCGGGGCTCCGCCGACTGCGCAGAACTCCCTGCAGCAGCCCGCTGCGGCAGGTGCTGCGGCAGCCGGAGCAATGGCCACCCCGGCGTCCAACATGGCAACCACCGCAGCGTCAAACGCGAACCCGGCCACAGCACCGACCGCCACTCTGGCAGCGGCGTCCGTGTTGGTTTACAGAGAGCCCGTTTACAACTGGCAGGCGACAAAAAGCACCGTCAAAGAAAGATTCGCGTTCCTCTTTAACAACGAGGTGCTCAGTGACGTTCATTTTCTAGTGGGCAAAGGAATGGGTGTTCAGAGGATACCTGCACACAG GTTCGTTCTGGCTGTGGGGAGCGCTGTGTTTGATGCGATGTTCAACGGCGGCATGGCGACTACCTCCACGGAAATCGAGCTCCCAGATGTGGAACCAGCTGCCTTTCTGGCCCTTCTAAA GTTCTTATACTCTGATGAAGTCCAGATTGGGCCTGAGACGGTGATGACCACACTCTATACAGCCAAGAAGTACGCAGTGCCGGCCCTGGAGGCTCACTGTGTGGAGTTCCTCAAAAAGAATTTGAGAGCAGACAATGCTTTTATGCTGCTCACACAG GCACGGCTGTTTGATGAGCCTCAGCTTGCCAGTCTGTGTCTAGAAAACATTGACAAGAACACTGGAGACGCTCTTGCAGCTGAAGGCTTCACAGACATAGATTTGG ACACTCTGGTGGCAGTGTTGGAGAGGGATACTCTCGGGGTGAGGGAGGTTCGTTTATTTGGTGCTGCCGTACGTTGGGCGGAGGCAGAAGCTCACAGGCAGCAGCTGCAACCCACACCAGAAAACAAACGCAAAGTCCTGGGAAAGGCTCTCACACTCATCCGCTTCCCTCTTATGACTATAGAGGAGTTTGCTGCAG GTCCAGCTCAGTCCAGTATTCTGACAGACAGAGAAGTGGTGAGTCTCTTCCTCCACTTCACAGTGAACCCAAAGCCTCGTGTAGATTTTATTGACCGGCCTCGCTGCTGCCTCCGCGGGAAGGAATGCAGCATCACACGTTTTGGACAGGTGGAGAGCCGCTGGGGCTACAGCGGGACAAGTGACCGCATACG gttctctgtAAACAGGAGAATATTTGTGGTCGGGTTTGGTCTCTATGGATCCATACATGGACCCACAGACTACCAAGTCAACATACAG ATAATTCACACAGACAGTAACACAGTGTTGGGTCAGAATGATACAGGATTCAGCTGTGATGGGTCAGCCAACACATTTAGAGTCATGTTCAAAGAACCAGTGGAGATACTTCCCAATGTTAACTACACTGCCTGTGCTACACTTAAG GGTCCAGATTCTCATTATGGGACTAAGGGAATGAGAAAGGTGACACACGAGTCATCATCCACCGGCACAAAGACCTGTTTCACCTTCTGCTACGCAGCAGGAAACAACAATGGCACTTCCGTAGAGGACGGACAGATTCCCGAGGTCATCTTCTACACATAG